From a region of the Nocardioides ginsengisegetis genome:
- a CDS encoding response regulator transcription factor, producing the protein MVVAGVAAILAHEHIDVVETGASTPVISDVDIVLFDTFAQTQGSGIDLEDFIRDSGAKVVVYSWNLNPQLIEEAMAGGAHGYVSKVLTGPQIVAALHRVMDGEKVIITGDDETSVGGAGDWPGRSAGLSPREAEVIALITQGLSNQDIADRAFISINSVKTYIRTAYRKIGVDRRAQAVLWGVQNGFEPDTLRMIDPTLYVRWMSEARRRR; encoded by the coding sequence GTGGTGGTCGCAGGAGTCGCGGCGATCCTCGCCCACGAGCACATCGACGTGGTCGAGACCGGTGCCTCGACGCCGGTCATCTCCGACGTCGACATCGTTCTCTTCGACACCTTCGCCCAGACGCAGGGCAGCGGGATCGACCTGGAGGACTTCATCCGCGACAGCGGCGCCAAGGTGGTCGTGTACAGCTGGAACCTCAACCCGCAGCTCATCGAGGAGGCGATGGCCGGGGGCGCACACGGCTACGTCTCCAAGGTGCTCACCGGGCCGCAGATCGTGGCGGCCCTCCATCGGGTCATGGACGGCGAGAAGGTCATCATCACCGGCGACGACGAGACCAGCGTGGGCGGAGCCGGAGACTGGCCCGGACGCTCGGCCGGACTGTCCCCGCGTGAGGCCGAGGTCATCGCCCTCATCACGCAGGGACTCAGCAACCAGGACATCGCTGACCGCGCGTTCATCAGCATCAACTCGGTCAAGACCTACATCCGCACCGCCTACCGCAAGATCGGCGTCGACCGGCGAGCACAAGCAGTGTTGTGGGGCGTGCAGAACGGCTTCGAGCCCGACACGCTGCGCATGATCGACCCCACCCTCTACGTGCGCTGGATGTCCGAGGCGCGCCGCCGCCGCTGA
- a CDS encoding class I SAM-dependent methyltransferase yields MEQGDVDARIQTYYAQQFTEADRLTVRSAQGRLEFERVQELIAARIEAGSRILDIGGATGVHAAPLAALGHEVVLVDPVPEQVQEAKRHGSFAAMVGDARELDFGDDVFDVALAFGPMYHLATREDRLLALREAGRVVRPGGWVFVAAIPRFARHTQMTMVAGVPRPYPADWIALLEHGDAPDWGRFPGAHFHTAEELEDEMREAGLGDVGVCAIEGPDGLAFEQLAEADEALHEAALRMVRAVGHLPGVRDMSNHMMGIARVTAGR; encoded by the coding sequence ATGGAGCAGGGGGACGTCGACGCGCGCATCCAGACGTACTACGCGCAGCAGTTCACCGAGGCCGATCGCCTCACGGTGCGCTCGGCGCAGGGACGCCTGGAGTTCGAGCGGGTCCAGGAGTTGATCGCCGCCCGGATCGAGGCCGGGTCACGGATCCTCGACATCGGTGGGGCGACGGGCGTGCACGCGGCGCCGTTGGCGGCACTGGGCCACGAGGTGGTGCTCGTCGACCCGGTCCCTGAGCAGGTGCAGGAGGCGAAGCGGCACGGGAGCTTCGCGGCGATGGTGGGCGACGCGCGGGAGTTGGACTTCGGGGATGACGTGTTCGACGTGGCGCTGGCCTTCGGCCCGATGTACCACCTGGCAACGCGGGAGGACCGACTCCTGGCCCTGCGTGAGGCGGGGCGGGTGGTGCGTCCCGGCGGCTGGGTCTTCGTCGCGGCGATCCCCCGCTTCGCGCGCCACACGCAGATGACGATGGTCGCGGGCGTGCCGCGCCCCTACCCGGCGGACTGGATTGCCCTGCTCGAGCACGGGGACGCGCCGGACTGGGGACGCTTCCCGGGTGCGCACTTCCACACCGCCGAGGAGCTCGAGGACGAGATGCGCGAGGCCGGCCTGGGCGACGTCGGCGTGTGCGCGATCGAGGGCCCCGACGGCCTCGCTTTCGAGCAGCTCGCCGAGGCCGACGAGGCGCTGCACGAGGCGGCGCTCCGGATGGTCCGAGCGGTCGGCCACCTGCCCGGCGTCCGGGACATGTCCAACCACATGATGGGGATCGCGCGAGTCACAGCCGGGCGATGA
- a CDS encoding GNAT family N-acetyltransferase yields the protein MSTPTVLVRSARPGDAAAVRRVVVAAFEDHGEDVAAMVEALESAGHRRASLVAELDGEVVGHVQLSHSWLDARQRLVDVLVLSPLGVLPAHQGAGIGTRLLVAAVEAARDSGAPAVFLEGSPDYYSARGWQRGSALGFERPSVRIPDPAFQVVTFAAREEWMTGRLVYCDPFWALDCVGLRDPLLATLEEKFAEG from the coding sequence GTGAGCACCCCGACGGTCCTGGTCCGCTCCGCCCGACCGGGGGATGCTGCCGCCGTGCGCCGGGTGGTGGTCGCGGCCTTCGAGGACCACGGCGAGGACGTCGCCGCCATGGTCGAGGCGCTGGAGTCCGCCGGACACCGGCGCGCGAGCCTGGTCGCCGAGCTCGACGGCGAGGTGGTCGGCCACGTGCAGCTCTCGCACTCGTGGCTGGACGCGCGGCAGCGCCTGGTCGACGTGCTCGTGCTCTCCCCGCTCGGCGTCCTGCCCGCCCACCAAGGGGCGGGCATCGGCACCCGGCTGCTGGTGGCGGCCGTCGAGGCTGCCCGCGACTCGGGTGCTCCCGCCGTCTTCCTCGAGGGGTCGCCGGACTACTACTCCGCCCGTGGGTGGCAGCGGGGGAGCGCGCTCGGCTTCGAGCGGCCCTCCGTGCGGATCCCCGACCCGGCCTTCCAGGTCGTCACGTTCGCCGCGCGCGAGGAGTGGATGACTGGTCGGCTCGTCTACTGCGACCCCTTCTGGGCGCTCGACTGCGTGGGGCTGCGCGACCCGCTGCTGGCCACGCTGGAGGAGAAGTTCGCCGAGGGCTAG
- a CDS encoding YjbQ family protein, with the protein MDSETRTYRTGDRETVLDLTRDCAAWVEGRGDGLLHVFVPHATAGIAILETGAGSDDDLLAALADLLPADDRWRHAHGSPGHGRSHVMPALVPPYATVPVLGGRLALGTWQSICLVDLNVDNAVREVRLSFLAGA; encoded by the coding sequence GTGGACAGCGAGACCAGGACCTACCGCACCGGCGACCGCGAGACCGTGCTCGACCTGACCCGCGACTGCGCCGCGTGGGTGGAGGGACGCGGCGACGGCCTGCTGCACGTCTTCGTGCCGCACGCGACGGCCGGCATTGCGATCCTCGAGACCGGCGCGGGGAGCGACGACGACCTCCTCGCCGCGCTCGCCGACCTGCTGCCCGCCGACGATCGCTGGCGGCACGCGCACGGGAGCCCGGGGCACGGCCGGTCGCACGTGATGCCGGCGCTCGTGCCGCCGTACGCCACCGTCCCGGTGCTGGGTGGGCGCCTGGCGCTCGGCACGTGGCAGAGCATCTGCCTGGTCGACCTGAACGTCGACAACGCCGTCCGCGAGGTCCGGCTGAGCTTCCTGGCGGGCGCGTGA
- the folE gene encoding GTP cyclohydrolase I, protein MAKSEHPRDRWRQRIAQPAPDVDLEAAEAAADTMLRALGLPIDGDDMRETPRRLVAAYAEMLTVPDFDLTTFENSAGYDELVLVHDIPVRSLCEHHLLPFVGVAHVGYLPDDRILGLSKFARLVEFFARRAQTQERLTTQIADHLLERLAPAGVGVVIEAEHSCMSLRGARAEGARTVTSTLRGTLREDPASRAEFLALTRGGVR, encoded by the coding sequence TTGGCGAAGTCCGAGCACCCCCGCGACCGTTGGCGGCAGCGCATCGCCCAGCCCGCCCCCGACGTCGACCTCGAGGCCGCCGAGGCCGCGGCCGACACCATGCTGCGGGCGCTGGGCCTGCCGATCGACGGCGACGACATGCGCGAGACCCCACGCCGACTGGTGGCGGCGTACGCCGAGATGCTCACGGTCCCCGACTTCGACCTGACGACCTTCGAGAACAGCGCCGGCTACGACGAGCTCGTCCTCGTCCACGACATCCCCGTCCGGTCGCTCTGCGAGCACCACCTGCTCCCCTTCGTCGGGGTCGCCCACGTCGGCTACCTGCCCGACGACCGGATCCTGGGCCTGTCGAAGTTCGCCCGGCTCGTGGAGTTCTTCGCACGCCGCGCGCAGACCCAGGAGCGCCTCACCACGCAGATCGCCGACCACCTCCTCGAGCGACTCGCCCCGGCCGGGGTCGGCGTCGTCATCGAGGCTGAGCACTCCTGCATGTCCCTGCGCGGCGCCCGCGCCGAGGGCGCCCGCACGGTCACCTCGACCCTGCGCGGCACGCTCCGCGAGGACCCCGCCTCCCGCGCCGAGTTCCTCGCGCTCACCCGAGGAGGTGTGCGATGA
- a CDS encoding NAD(P)/FAD-dependent oxidoreductase, with amino-acid sequence MTNRIVVIGGGLAAATAVHELRTTHGFTGPVTVLADEAHPPYERPPLSKAVLLGEKEATTAIVRPAEWYADHDVGLRTGTRAERIDRDARTVHAAGEDIGYGQLLIATGARARRLPLVDESGVPATYLRTIGDSVALRGLLRPGLRLGIIGGGWIGLEAAAAARIAGAEVTVLEALELPLVRVLGSEVAGIMTAMHREHGVDVRTSTQVTAVEATSEGTRLALDDGDDLVVDHVLVGIGAQPNTELAEAAGLTVDNGIRTDAHLRTDDATVLAAGDVANVDHPLLGRPLRVEHWDTAIQHGKVAAATLAGVDAVADQQPYFFTDQYDFGMEYVGNAGPGDYDRVLVRGDAAGRVFTAWWLAGDRIVAGMHANDWDAIDEVRSRVGTTVDPAWLES; translated from the coding sequence ATGACCAACCGCATCGTGGTGATCGGCGGCGGCCTCGCCGCCGCCACGGCCGTCCACGAGCTGCGCACCACCCACGGCTTCACCGGACCGGTCACCGTGCTCGCCGACGAGGCGCACCCGCCGTACGAGCGCCCGCCGCTGTCCAAGGCCGTGCTGCTCGGCGAGAAGGAGGCGACCACCGCGATCGTCCGGCCCGCCGAGTGGTACGCCGACCACGACGTCGGCCTGCGCACCGGCACCCGCGCCGAGCGGATCGACCGCGACGCCAGGACCGTGCACGCGGCCGGCGAGGACATCGGCTACGGGCAGCTCCTGATCGCGACCGGAGCCCGGGCCCGACGGCTGCCCCTCGTCGACGAGAGCGGGGTGCCCGCGACCTACCTCCGGACGATCGGCGACTCCGTGGCGCTCCGGGGACTGCTGCGGCCGGGGCTGCGTCTCGGCATCATCGGCGGCGGCTGGATCGGCCTCGAGGCCGCCGCGGCCGCCCGCATCGCCGGGGCCGAGGTCACCGTCCTCGAGGCGCTCGAGCTGCCGCTGGTGCGCGTGCTCGGCAGCGAGGTCGCGGGGATCATGACCGCGATGCACCGAGAGCACGGCGTCGACGTGCGCACGAGCACCCAGGTCACCGCGGTCGAGGCCACCTCGGAGGGCACCCGCCTCGCCCTCGACGACGGGGACGACCTCGTCGTCGACCACGTGCTCGTCGGCATCGGCGCCCAGCCCAACACCGAGCTGGCCGAGGCGGCCGGGTTGACCGTCGACAACGGCATCCGCACCGACGCCCACCTGCGGACCGACGACGCGACCGTCCTGGCCGCGGGCGACGTCGCCAACGTCGACCACCCACTGCTCGGCAGGCCGCTGCGGGTGGAGCACTGGGACACCGCCATCCAGCACGGCAAGGTCGCCGCGGCCACCCTCGCCGGCGTCGATGCCGTCGCCGACCAGCAGCCCTACTTCTTCACCGACCAGTACGACTTCGGCATGGAGTACGTCGGCAACGCCGGCCCGGGCGACTACGACCGCGTGCTCGTCCGCGGCGACGCCGCGGGCCGGGTGTTCACGGCCTGGTGGCTCGCCGGCGACCGCATCGTGGCGGGCATGCACGCCAACGACTGGGACGCCATCGACGAGGTACGCAGCCGGGTCGGCACCACCGTCGACCCCGCGTGGCTGGAGTCGTAG
- a CDS encoding DUF3105 domain-containing protein gives MSQFSTGQSTPETPETPDAPEGHERPGRSRLPLVIAVVASVVVLLLAVAVPLVVQKERAGSTQKVDASTATLDDVQVFENLPRDHVEGDVDYDQTPPVGGPHDPVWLDCGVYDAPVRDENAVHDLEHGAVWISYSPDLSADDVAKLAEQLPQNGIMAPYVGLPSPVVVTVWERQLDLTGADDPRLPMFLAGFSDGHTAPEPFASCAGGERDPGTVGV, from the coding sequence ATGTCCCAGTTCTCGACCGGCCAATCGACGCCCGAGACGCCCGAGACGCCCGACGCGCCGGAGGGCCACGAGCGGCCAGGTCGCAGTCGGCTGCCGCTCGTGATCGCCGTCGTCGCCTCCGTGGTCGTGCTGCTCCTCGCTGTCGCCGTGCCGCTCGTGGTCCAGAAGGAGCGGGCGGGCAGCACCCAGAAGGTCGACGCCTCGACCGCGACGCTCGACGACGTCCAGGTCTTCGAGAACCTGCCGCGCGACCACGTCGAGGGCGACGTGGACTACGACCAGACCCCGCCCGTCGGCGGCCCGCACGACCCGGTCTGGCTGGACTGCGGCGTCTACGACGCTCCGGTCCGTGACGAGAACGCCGTGCACGACCTGGAGCACGGCGCCGTCTGGATCTCCTACTCGCCCGACCTGTCGGCGGACGACGTCGCGAAGCTGGCCGAGCAGCTGCCTCAGAACGGCATCATGGCGCCGTACGTCGGCCTGCCCTCGCCCGTGGTCGTCACCGTCTGGGAGCGCCAGCTGGACCTGACCGGCGCCGACGACCCGCGGTTGCCGATGTTCCTCGCGGGGTTCAGCGACGGCCACACGGCGCCGGAGCCGTTCGCGTCGTGCGCCGGCGGCGAGCGCGACCCCGGCACCGTCGGCGTCTGA
- a CDS encoding thiamine-binding protein, with protein MIVAFSISPTTGDETGGVSEAVAAAVRVVRESGLPNETNAMFTNIEGEWDEVMAVVKQAVDVVAAVSPRVGLVLKADIRPGFTGQLTAKVERVERALEA; from the coding sequence ATGATCGTTGCGTTCAGCATCTCCCCGACGACCGGCGACGAGACCGGCGGCGTCTCCGAGGCCGTCGCGGCGGCCGTCCGGGTCGTCCGCGAGTCCGGCCTCCCCAACGAGACCAACGCCATGTTCACGAACATCGAGGGGGAGTGGGACGAGGTGATGGCCGTGGTCAAGCAGGCCGTCGACGTCGTCGCGGCGGTCTCGCCGCGCGTCGGCCTCGTGCTCAAGGCCGACATCCGTCCCGGGTTCACCGGCCAGCTGACCGCCAAGGTCGAGCGGGTCGAGCGCGCGCTCGAGGCCTGA
- a CDS encoding phosphatase PAP2 family protein, which yields MNTPRHEVLPTLARIVGLWVAVTAVVVGLGWLITHPLASGLDGFDNPISRWFADQRTGSLDSLADVGTLLGETITGLSVAAVTALVFSLWQRSIRPALFVALAEACIGGLYFVATHLISRDRPPVKILDAGLVPDHSFPSGHVATAIVAYAGIVVLLRAYAAAAARWAVVLLLLPAFTLLARLYQGAHHLTDVATSVCYASVFLLVLARLLLPRPDSVAT from the coding sequence ATGAACACCCCACGTCACGAGGTCCTGCCCACGCTCGCTCGGATCGTGGGCCTCTGGGTGGCGGTCACCGCCGTGGTGGTGGGCCTCGGCTGGCTGATCACCCACCCGCTCGCCAGCGGCCTCGACGGCTTCGACAACCCGATCAGCCGATGGTTCGCCGACCAGCGCACCGGCTCCCTCGACAGCCTGGCCGACGTGGGCACCCTCCTCGGCGAGACGATCACCGGACTGTCCGTCGCCGCCGTCACCGCGCTGGTGTTCTCGCTGTGGCAGCGCTCGATCCGCCCGGCCCTCTTCGTCGCGCTCGCCGAGGCCTGCATCGGCGGCCTCTACTTCGTGGCCACCCACCTGATCTCGCGGGACCGGCCCCCGGTCAAGATCCTCGACGCCGGCCTGGTCCCGGACCACAGCTTCCCCTCCGGTCACGTCGCCACCGCGATCGTCGCGTACGCCGGCATCGTGGTCCTGCTGCGCGCCTACGCGGCCGCGGCCGCCCGGTGGGCGGTCGTGCTGCTCCTGCTCCCCGCCTTCACCCTGCTCGCCCGGCTCTACCAGGGCGCCCACCACCTCACCGACGTGGCGACGAGCGTCTGCTACGCCAGCGTGTTCCTGCTGGTCCTGGCGCGGCTCCTCCTGCCGCGCCCGGATAGCGTTGCCACATGA
- a CDS encoding TOPRIM nucleotidyl transferase/hydrolase domain-containing protein produces the protein MVTVDAPRIALLVEGNSDRAALHALAAREQRDLASDAVDVVPMGGITNIRAFALHFGPRGLGLALAGLYDAGEEGFVRRGLVAAGLPAAAEPGGLEHLGFFRCEADLEEELIRALGVDGVEAVIDAAGERRSLERLRQMPAQQGWTPAMVLRRFLGSRSGRKAKYAALMVEALAPDRVPAPLRAVLDQSNRDF, from the coding sequence ATGGTCACCGTGGACGCGCCCCGCATCGCCCTCCTCGTCGAGGGCAACAGCGACCGCGCCGCGCTGCACGCGCTCGCGGCCCGCGAGCAGCGCGACCTGGCGTCCGACGCCGTGGACGTCGTGCCCATGGGCGGGATCACCAACATCCGCGCCTTCGCCCTGCACTTCGGCCCCCGCGGGCTGGGATTGGCGCTGGCCGGGCTCTACGACGCCGGCGAGGAGGGGTTCGTACGTCGCGGCCTGGTCGCCGCCGGGCTCCCCGCCGCGGCCGAGCCGGGCGGGCTCGAGCACCTGGGCTTCTTCCGCTGCGAGGCCGACCTCGAGGAGGAGCTGATCCGGGCACTGGGCGTCGACGGGGTCGAGGCCGTGATCGACGCCGCCGGTGAGCGCCGTTCCTTGGAGAGGCTGCGGCAGATGCCGGCCCAGCAGGGCTGGACGCCGGCGATGGTGCTGCGGCGCTTCCTCGGCTCGAGGTCGGGACGCAAGGCGAAGTACGCCGCCCTCATGGTCGAGGCCCTCGCTCCCGACCGGGTCCCGGCCCCGCTGCGGGCGGTCCTCGACCAGTCGAATCGGGACTTCTGA
- a CDS encoding TSUP family transporter — protein sequence MTELFSGLTASATVLVALAVLVGAWIQSVAGLGMGLVAAPVVAVVAPELMPELPLFFGLMVSTSVLVLDRRHVDWRAVGWTLPARALGTVPGVWLVVVFTNAQIGIAVATMVLVAVLVSWRTITVPVNPATMVAAGFIGGVGGTATSIAGPAVALLFQHGRPSEVRATLAVFFAGGVLMSLGALAVVGHFSTASIGLAVLCAPLVGLGLWLGHHTRDHLPRERFRRVVLLVCAASAVALLLKSL from the coding sequence CTGACCGAGCTGTTCTCCGGGCTCACGGCGAGCGCGACCGTCCTGGTCGCGCTCGCCGTTCTCGTCGGGGCCTGGATCCAGTCCGTCGCGGGCCTCGGGATGGGCCTGGTCGCGGCGCCGGTCGTGGCCGTCGTCGCCCCTGAGCTGATGCCGGAGCTGCCGCTCTTCTTCGGCCTGATGGTGAGCACGAGCGTGCTCGTCCTGGACCGTCGCCACGTCGACTGGCGCGCCGTCGGCTGGACGCTCCCGGCCCGCGCGCTGGGCACCGTCCCCGGCGTGTGGCTGGTGGTCGTCTTCACGAACGCGCAGATCGGCATCGCCGTGGCCACCATGGTGCTGGTCGCCGTGCTCGTCTCCTGGCGCACCATCACCGTCCCGGTGAACCCCGCCACCATGGTCGCCGCCGGCTTCATCGGAGGAGTGGGCGGGACCGCGACGTCCATCGCCGGCCCCGCCGTGGCGCTGCTCTTCCAGCACGGCCGGCCCTCGGAGGTGCGTGCCACGCTCGCGGTGTTCTTCGCCGGAGGCGTCCTGATGTCGCTGGGAGCGCTGGCCGTCGTCGGCCACTTCAGCACCGCGTCGATCGGCCTGGCGGTCCTGTGCGCCCCGCTCGTCGGGCTCGGCCTGTGGCTGGGCCACCACACCCGCGACCACCTCCCTCGGGAGCGTTTTCGCCGCGTCGTGCTCCTCGTCTGCGCCGCCTCTGCGGTCGCGCTCCTGCTGAAGTCCCTCTGA
- the acnA gene encoding aconitate hydratase AcnA, which translates to MASQDSFGAKSTLDVDGKSYEIFRLDAVTGEGLDVASLPFSLKVLLENLLRTEDGADITADDIKALAGWDADAEPDKEIQFTPARVIMQDFTGVPCVVDLATMREAMADLGGDPSKINPLAPAEMVIDHSVIADVFGTPEAFERNVEIEYERNRERYQFLRWGQGAFDDFKVVPPGTGIVHQVNIEHLARTIFTREVDGELQAYPDTCVGTDSHTTMVNGIGVVGWGVGGIEAEAAMLGQPVSMLIPRVVGFKLNGDLPEGATATDLVLTITEMLRKHGVVGKFVEFYGPGVSALPLANRATIGNMSPEFGSTIAVFPIDEETTKYLKLTGRSDEQLALVEAYAKAQGLWHDPSAEPRYSEKLELDVSTVVPSLAGPKRPQDRVSVTSAGESFRTALADYTDNVDATADVEIDGQKATIGHGAVAIAAITSCTNTSNPSVMIGAALLAKNAVEKGLSRKPWVKTTLAPGSKVVSDYYEKSGLTPYLDKLGFNLVGYGCTTCIGNSGPLIPEVSAAVNEADLAVTSVLSGNRNFEGRINPDVKMNYLASPPLVVAYALAGSMDVDLFNDALGQDTEGNDVFLRDIWPSAQEVEDVIATAITSEMFATDYADVFAGDAQWQSLPTPEGKTFEWDPESTYVRKPPYFDGMPAEPVAVTDIEGARVLLKLGDSVTTDHISPAGAIKKDSPAGKYLAAHGVEQRDFNSYGSRRGNHEVMIRGTFANIRLRNQLAPGTEGGFTRDFTKDDAPVTTIYEASESYADAGTPLVVLCGKEYGSGSSRDWAAKGTSLLGVKAVIAESYERIHRSNLIGMGVIPLQFPQGETAESLGLTGEETFSITGITELNEGRTPKTVKVRAGDVEFDAVVRIDTPGEANYYRNGGIMQYVLRNLRKQG; encoded by the coding sequence ATGGCCAGTCAGGACAGCTTCGGTGCCAAGAGCACCCTGGACGTGGACGGCAAGTCCTACGAGATCTTCCGTCTCGACGCGGTGACCGGCGAGGGGCTCGACGTGGCGTCGCTGCCCTTCAGCCTCAAGGTCCTGCTGGAGAACCTCCTCCGCACCGAGGACGGCGCGGACATCACCGCCGACGACATCAAGGCGCTCGCCGGCTGGGACGCCGACGCCGAGCCCGACAAGGAGATCCAGTTCACGCCGGCCCGCGTGATCATGCAGGACTTCACCGGTGTGCCGTGCGTCGTCGACCTCGCCACCATGCGCGAGGCGATGGCCGACCTCGGCGGCGACCCCTCGAAGATCAACCCGCTCGCGCCGGCCGAGATGGTCATCGACCACTCCGTCATCGCCGACGTCTTCGGCACCCCCGAGGCGTTCGAGCGCAACGTCGAGATCGAGTACGAGCGCAACCGCGAGCGCTACCAGTTCCTGCGCTGGGGCCAGGGCGCCTTCGACGACTTCAAGGTCGTCCCGCCGGGCACCGGCATCGTCCACCAGGTCAACATCGAGCACCTCGCCCGCACGATCTTCACCCGTGAGGTCGACGGCGAGCTGCAGGCCTACCCCGACACCTGTGTCGGCACCGACTCCCACACCACGATGGTCAACGGCATCGGCGTGGTCGGCTGGGGCGTCGGCGGCATCGAGGCCGAGGCGGCCATGCTCGGCCAGCCCGTGTCGATGCTGATCCCGCGCGTCGTCGGCTTCAAGCTCAACGGCGACCTGCCCGAGGGCGCGACCGCCACCGACCTGGTGCTCACGATCACCGAGATGCTGCGCAAGCACGGTGTCGTCGGCAAGTTCGTCGAGTTCTACGGCCCGGGTGTCTCCGCGCTGCCGCTGGCCAACCGCGCCACCATCGGCAACATGAGCCCGGAGTTCGGCTCGACGATCGCGGTCTTCCCGATCGACGAGGAGACCACCAAGTACCTCAAGCTCACCGGCCGCTCCGACGAGCAGCTCGCGCTGGTCGAGGCCTACGCCAAGGCCCAGGGCCTCTGGCACGACCCGTCCGCCGAGCCGCGCTACTCGGAGAAGCTCGAGCTCGACGTCTCGACGGTCGTCCCGTCGCTCGCCGGTCCCAAGCGCCCTCAGGACCGCGTGTCGGTCACCTCCGCCGGTGAGTCGTTCCGCACCGCGCTGGCCGACTACACCGACAACGTGGACGCCACGGCCGACGTCGAGATCGACGGCCAGAAGGCCACCATCGGCCACGGTGCCGTCGCGATCGCCGCGATCACGTCCTGCACCAACACGTCCAACCCGTCGGTGATGATCGGGGCCGCGCTGCTGGCCAAGAACGCCGTCGAGAAGGGCCTGTCCCGCAAGCCGTGGGTCAAGACCACGCTCGCGCCCGGCTCCAAGGTCGTCTCCGACTACTACGAGAAGTCCGGCCTCACGCCGTACCTCGACAAGCTCGGCTTCAACCTCGTCGGCTACGGCTGCACGACCTGCATCGGCAACTCCGGCCCGCTCATCCCCGAGGTCTCGGCCGCGGTCAACGAGGCCGACCTCGCGGTCACCTCGGTGCTGTCGGGCAACCGCAACTTCGAGGGCCGGATCAACCCGGACGTGAAGATGAACTACCTCGCGTCCCCGCCGCTCGTCGTCGCCTACGCGCTCGCCGGGTCGATGGACGTCGACCTGTTCAACGACGCGCTCGGCCAGGACACCGAGGGCAACGACGTGTTCCTCCGCGACATCTGGCCGTCGGCCCAGGAGGTCGAGGACGTGATCGCCACCGCGATCACCTCCGAGATGTTCGCCACCGACTACGCCGACGTCTTCGCCGGTGACGCCCAGTGGCAGTCGCTGCCCACTCCCGAGGGCAAGACCTTCGAGTGGGACCCCGAGTCCACCTACGTCCGCAAGCCTCCCTACTTCGACGGGATGCCCGCGGAGCCGGTGGCCGTCACCGACATCGAGGGCGCTCGCGTCCTGCTGAAGCTGGGCGACTCGGTCACCACCGACCACATCAGCCCGGCCGGTGCGATCAAGAAGGACTCGCCCGCGGGCAAGTACCTCGCGGCCCACGGCGTCGAGCAGCGTGACTTCAACTCCTACGGCTCGCGCCGTGGCAACCACGAGGTCATGATCCGCGGCACGTTCGCCAACATCCGCCTCCGCAACCAGCTCGCGCCGGGCACCGAGGGTGGCTTCACCCGGGACTTCACGAAGGACGACGCCCCGGTCACCACCATCTACGAGGCCTCCGAGTCGTACGCCGACGCCGGCACGCCCCTCGTCGTCCTCTGCGGCAAGGAGTACGGCTCCGGTTCGTCGCGCGACTGGGCGGCCAAGGGCACCTCGCTGCTCGGCGTGAAGGCCGTCATCGCCGAGTCCTACGAGCGGATCCACCGCTCCAACCTCATCGGCATGGGCGTCATCCCGCTGCAGTTCCCGCAGGGCGAGACCGCCGAGTCGCTGGGGCTGACGGGTGAGGAGACGTTCTCGATCACCGGCATCACGGAGCTCAACGAGGGCCGCACGCCGAAGACCGTGAAGGTCAGGGCCGGCGACGTCGAGTTCGACGCCGTCGTCCGCATCGACACCCCGGGCGAGGCGAACTACTACCGCAACGGCGGGATCATGCAGTACGTCCTGCGCAACCTGCGCAAGCAGGGCTGA